CGCTCGACTTCGCACGGCAAACCTCACATGAATCGCTGGCGGCGCTGGTGATCGAAACCGCGCGCCGCTGGTATCTGGATGACGTCGCGTGTCAGGCGTGGGAACCGGCGGGAGATGAATTCCTCTCGCCGTCGTTGATGGAAGCCGAGTTGATGCGGCGAGTGCTGCCGGGCGCGCAATTCGCCACATGGTTCGACGCATTTCTACCGGAGCTCGCCGCGCAAAAACCAGCCACCCTGTTCGAACCGGTCACCGTGACCGATCGCAGCGACGGCAAGATCGCTCACCTCGACGGCCTCAATCTGAGCCGCGCATGGTGTCAGCGCTCGATCGCCCGCGCGCTGCCGGACGACGACGCGCGTCGCACGCTGCTCAACGAAGCGGCCGAGCGGCATCTGGACAGCGCGCTCGAGCATGTGGCCGGCGACTACATGGGAGAGCACTGGCTCGCAACCTTTGCGACGCTCGCGCTCGAAGCGTAATGAGTGCCTCCGTTCCGGCGCACTGACACACCACCCCTCACGACCCACGTCCACTGTTTCTGTAAACGGTGGACACAATTGTTCTGGAACTTGGCGAGCGCGTTTCTTTCTTAAGAGAATCGAGGGAGACAATCATGCTTCGCCTAATTGCGGCGCTCGGGGTGGTGGCAGTTCTGGCCGGCTGCGCCGTCGCGCCAGGTTACGGATATCCGTACTACGACGGGCCGGCCTACCCGGACTACGGACAAGCCTACTATCCCGACTACGGTTATGGGTACGGCTATGGATACGCACCGGCCTACGGTTCGGTCAGCATCTGGGGTGGCGGCGGCGGTTGCTGTTACTACGGCCACGGCGGCCGGTACTGGCATGGCGGCAGCGGCTGGCACGGCGGCGGTGGCTGGCATGGTGGCGGTGGCCACAGCGGTGGCGGCGGTAACTGGCACGGTGGCGGTGGCGGACACGGCCAGGGGCATTGAGCCGTTCGGCCCCTTTCGCTTCGGCCGGCCATGAAGCCGGCCGGTCAGGTTTTTGCAATTCCTTAACATTAACGTTCCACAACTGGGGCTAAGATAGCGGGCCGTTCACCAACAAGGTCGATCTGACCCAGGAAAACCCCATGAAGAAAATTTTGCTTGCCATCACGCTCGCCGCCGTCGCTATTGGCGTCATCGCTCCGGCTTCCGCCGAGGAACACCATCCGGTGTGCCACAAAGTAAAGGTTCATGGCCACTGGCAAAAGCGCTGCCACTAAGGCGCTGCCTGAGCCGCGGCTGACGCCGGGGCTTGCTGCCGCTGGAAACTACAGCGGCCGCGCAAACCCGGCAGCAAAGAAAAAAATGGCCGCAGATTGCTCTGCGGCCATTCCATATGCGCGGCTTCACTTCACCACGTTCTCATCAGTGTGCGCCCAATCTGGCGCGGCCCCGTTAATCATCCCCGTAATCAGAATTAGCAACACTTAGTTACGTTTGGTTACAGTCTAGGCGTTTTGGGAAAGCTTTCTATCATGGTTTTCCTTAGTATCCCCGCGACCCGCCACAGCCCGGCCGCAACCGCCCGTAGCGCTTTCCTGGCGCTTCATGCAGCTTGCCATCCTGCCAATTTGAGCTAGAGTTTTAATTAGACAAAACAACAAAAAGCTGGCGCAGACCAGGTACAAACCACCGCGGGGGCGGAAGATGCTTACACTAATCGATCAGGACATCGCGCATATCACGCGCGTCATGAAGCCATCGGTGTGCGGGGATTTCGGCGGATGCATCCTGCCACCGGACTACTGGCGCAAGCGTCTGTTCAGACTGCTCGACGCCCATCACGTCACCAAACCCCAACTCTGCTCAATCGACGACTTGCTGTTGCAACTCGATGAGCTCGATGCGGCCATCAGGCACGGCAAGGTGACCGCCGATACGTAGCTCCATCGCTTTACTGCAGTCCCGGTCAATCCATCGCTGCGCTTCAATGCGGCGCGGCGGCGGTCTGCGCGTCATTCACATGCGTGTCCCGGCTCGGCTTCGATGCGGAATCCTCGTCGATCCGCAGTAGCCGTCCGGCGTTCGCGATCACGATGAACGTGCCGACGTTGTGCAGGATCGCCACCCACACCGCTCCTAGCAAACCGAGCGCAGCAAGCGCCATGATCTCGACAGTCCACAGCAATCCGATCGCCGCATTGATGCTGGCGGTGCGGCGGCAGCGCCGGCCAAGCCGGATGCAGGTTGGGATGCGGCGCAGATCGTCGCCGAGCAGCACGATGTCGGCAGAGGCCACCGCGATATCGATCCCGCGTTCGCCCATCGCGATGCTGGTCGCGCCAGCCTTGATCGCCAGCACGTCGTTCAGGCCGTCGCCGACCACGAGCGGATGATGGCCCGCTTCGAGTTCGTGCATCACGTAGTCGAGCTTGTCGTGCGGCAGCGCTTGGGAGACGACCGTCTCGATGCCGACCTCGGCGGCCACCTTGCGCGCCACGGCATCGCGATCGCCCGTCAGCAGGGTTTGGCGCACGAGGCCAAGCTCGCGCAGTTCGGCGAGCGCACCGGCGGCTTCGGCGCGCAAGGCATCGGCGAAGCCGAACCAGGCGAGCAGCTTACCGTTGAGCGCGAGGCCGACACACGGGCCGTCGATGGAATCGGGCGACGGTTGCAAAGCCGTTACGTGGTCGCGCAGTAATTCCGCGCGACCGAGCACGGCGGTGCCGTCCGGCGTTTCCGCGACGACCCCGAGGCCGCGCAATTCGCGGGTGCGCTCGAACGGCGTGGCGTCGTGCCCGGTGGCTGATGTGGCTGATGTGGCTGATGTGGCTGAAGTCGCTGACGCGGATGATGTGGGCGATGTAGCCGATGCAGTAGACGCGTCCAACGCCGCATACCGCGTCAACGCCCGGCTCACCGGATGCGCACTTCCAGCCCCCAGCCGCGCCGCCAGCGCAACGGCCTCCGCTCGCACCACGCCGGGCTGCGCGAACACATCCGCCACGCGCAGTTCTCCATGCGTGAGCGTGCCGGTCTTGTCGATCACCAGCGAATCGATCTCGGCAATGCGGTCGAGAAATGCGGCGTTCCTGAACAACACGCCGTGCCGCGCACCCACCGCGATCCCGGCAATCGCCGTGGAAGGCGCGGCCAGCACCAGCGCGCACGGACATGCAGCGACGATCACCGCCAGCATCGCCGACGCATTGGCCGACGCGAACCAGACAATCGCCGCGATCAGCAGCACCAGCGCCAGATAACCGCCCATGTAGCGTTCGAGCACCTGGGTGATCGGCGGCTTCACCTGTTCGGCGCGTTGCAGCAGTTCGATGATCTTGCCGAGCGCCGAGTGCTCGCCCGCATGCGTAACTTCGATGCGCAGCGGGCCGTCGAGATTTAACGCGCCGCCGAACACCGCGGCGCCTTCATCCACATCGAGCGGCAACGACTCGCCGGTGATCGGCCCGTTGTCGACGCTCGAGCGGCCGCGCCGCACCAGGCCGTCGGCGGGAATCCGCGAGCCGGCGGCCACCTCCACCATATCGCCGGCGCGGATCGCCTCGTAAGCCACTTCTTCGATCGTGCCATCGGTCCTGACGCGCCGGACATTGCCCGAGGTTAGCCGGCCAAGCGCGCGGATCGCCTCTTGCGAACCCAGCACGCTGCGCTCTTCGAGCGCATGTCCGAAGGTCATGACGATCGGCAGCAAGGCCGCGGTCGTCATGTCGCCGGTCGCCCACGCTGCCAGCATGGCGAGCGCAATCAGCCGGTCGGTGACGCCATGCAGACTCGGCGACTTCAGGCTGTACCAGGCGCCGGTGAATACTGGCCCCGCCACCAGCAGCGACGAGAGTCCCGCCAATACTTCGGCGAGCTGCGCTCCGCCGGGTGCGAAGTAGCGCCATGCCATCGACAGCAGCAGCAGGCCGCCCGCCAGCAAAGCAAGCGCGATCTGCCGCGTGACGATGCTCCGTTCTGTAGCTGAGAGCGCGATGCCCGGTCCATCGTCATCGTGCGAATGAGCGGCGTGCGGGTCGTGGTCGTGGTCGTGGCCATTGCCGTGCCCATCGTCATGGCCGTGTTCATGCCCGGCGCCGTCAGCGCCATGGGCACCATGCGCCAAATCACCCGCCCCACCGGGAGTAGCACGCTCAACCGGATCGATATGAGCGCTCATTGAATTTTCCCCGGCAGCACCAGACTCGATGCATCGTGCGGATCGATCGTCGTCACGCGTCCAGCCTTTGACAGGATCTGCTGGATCCGGTCGCGATACGCACGCGCCAGCAAGCCCGGATCGCTGTTGGCATCGAGCGGCGTTTCGAGTTGCAGGATCGTGGTGGTTTCAGCCTGCGCCGTCGCGACACGCTCGCTGGCGCTCGCCTGCGCGCTCTGCAGAATCTGATCCGCTGACTGCTGCGCGCCCTGGCGGATGTTCTCAGCCGTCGTGCGTGCATCGGCAATATTGCGGTCGGCGGTCTGCAGCGAGGTGAGCACCGAGTTGAACGCATCGACCGCAGTTGCCGGAAACTGCGCCTGCACATCCATGCGCGCTACCTCGATACCGAGGCCCGTATGCGCAGCCGCGAGCGCATTCAAATGGCGCTGCACCGCCTGCGCCATGTCGCCGCGCAACTGCTCGCGCTTGACCGCCATCTGCTGGTCGGACGACAACAGTTCGGGACGTGCCACCAGAATCGAATCGAGGTCGCGCCCCGCCGTCACTTCGACCACCGCCGCTGCAACCACACGCTGTAACGCAGATTCGAGGCGCTCTTTTTGCAGCACGTAGGCGTACGGATCGACGACGCGATAGTAGAGCGTCGCGCTCAGTTGCACGACGCCTTCGTCGCCGGTCAGCACATAGCCTGAGCCGGCCAGCGCATCGGGCAACGTCGGGCCGGCGTTATCGGGCGAGCCGGCGTCGGAGTCGGGCGAGGCAGAGCCGAGCGATGTAGCCTCTGATGGGATTCCTAACGAACTGGCCTCACCAGGCGGCAGCGGCATCGTCTGACTGGATTGAGCCGATTGACTGGATTGCGTCGTAGCGACCGGATCCGCAGCGCGAGCGCGCGGGTCGCGATCAAGCGAACTGATGCGCTGTTCCAGCACACGCGCGCTGCCGGGAATCAGCAGCACGGTTTCGAACGGTTGCGGCATCGCCACCAGCAACCCCGCGTCCTGCGTGCGCACGAAGGCGCCGAAACGCATCACGACAGCCCGGCTATCCGCGGGAATACGGCGGATATTCGAAGTGGCCCACACCCCTGCCGCGAGTAGCGCAATCACCACCACGAACCAGAACGCAAGGCGCACGGCTTGTGCGCCGGGTCCGAGCGACGGTGTTGGCGACGACGTCTCCATGGCGGTACTCATGGGGCGTGCTTGCC
The sequence above is drawn from the Paraburkholderia phenazinium genome and encodes:
- a CDS encoding heavy metal translocating P-type ATPase, with translation MSAHIDPVERATPGGAGDLAHGAHGADGAGHEHGHDDGHGNGHDHDHDPHAAHSHDDDGPGIALSATERSIVTRQIALALLAGGLLLLSMAWRYFAPGGAQLAEVLAGLSSLLVAGPVFTGAWYSLKSPSLHGVTDRLIALAMLAAWATGDMTTAALLPIVMTFGHALEERSVLGSQEAIRALGRLTSGNVRRVRTDGTIEEVAYEAIRAGDMVEVAAGSRIPADGLVRRGRSSVDNGPITGESLPLDVDEGAAVFGGALNLDGPLRIEVTHAGEHSALGKIIELLQRAEQVKPPITQVLERYMGGYLALVLLIAAIVWFASANASAMLAVIVAACPCALVLAAPSTAIAGIAVGARHGVLFRNAAFLDRIAEIDSLVIDKTGTLTHGELRVADVFAQPGVVRAEAVALAARLGAGSAHPVSRALTRYAALDASTASATSPTSSASATSATSATSATSATGHDATPFERTRELRGLGVVAETPDGTAVLGRAELLRDHVTALQPSPDSIDGPCVGLALNGKLLAWFGFADALRAEAAGALAELRELGLVRQTLLTGDRDAVARKVAAEVGIETVVSQALPHDKLDYVMHELEAGHHPLVVGDGLNDVLAIKAGATSIAMGERGIDIAVASADIVLLGDDLRRIPTCIRLGRRCRRTASINAAIGLLWTVEIMALAALGLLGAVWVAILHNVGTFIVIANAGRLLRIDEDSASKPSRDTHVNDAQTAAAPH
- a CDS encoding SPFH domain-containing protein, yielding MSTAMETSSPTPSLGPGAQAVRLAFWFVVVIALLAAGVWATSNIRRIPADSRAVVMRFGAFVRTQDAGLLVAMPQPFETVLLIPGSARVLEQRISSLDRDPRARAADPVATTQSSQSAQSSQTMPLPPGEASSLGIPSEATSLGSASPDSDAGSPDNAGPTLPDALAGSGYVLTGDEGVVQLSATLYYRVVDPYAYVLQKERLESALQRVVAAAVVEVTAGRDLDSILVARPELLSSDQQMAVKREQLRGDMAQAVQRHLNALAAAHTGLGIEVARMDVQAQFPATAVDAFNSVLTSLQTADRNIADARTTAENIRQGAQQSADQILQSAQASASERVATAQAETTTILQLETPLDANSDPGLLARAYRDRIQQILSKAGRVTTIDPHDASSLVLPGKIQ